The window CTCTTCAAAGGTGCGGGTCTGCCATGGGGCAGGGGCCTATGATTGCTTGCTCAACCCGTTTGGCGCACGTGACTACCAGCAGATCTTAACCGAAGTCAAAACCTGGTCGGATCAGCACCCCGATCAATTGCTGATATTAGAGCTTGAAAACCATGTCAAGAATCAAAAGTCGGTAGAAGAACCGATCCTGAATACCTTTCACAATTTGCTCTACCGGGCCGCTGAGCGTAAAGCTGGTTGGCAACAAGAAACGCCGGCTCAAATCATTGCACGGGGTAAGCGCGTGATTGTGGCTGATTTTGGTGAGCTGCGTTTTGATGGCCAGCTGATTTGGGATCAAAAAGAACTTTCCAGCAATACACCCACCAAGGGCTTTTCTGCCGACTGTACTGTCAAAGGGCAGCTGATGGGGACGGCTGCTTGGGGCTTTTACGATGATAAAACCTTTAAAAAGGCCAATCCCCTCACGGTGGCTTCGATTCCCCAATTTTTGCGCTGTGACGCGCGCTATCTCAAAATCGATCGCCTGACGCCTGAGCTTCTGGCGGCACGGCATTTCAGCTGGGAAAGCGCTTCGCCTGAACAGGCCTGTGCCCAGCTCAGCCAAAAATCAGAGCGTTGGCAGGCCCAGCGCTGTGAAAAAGTGATGCGCTTTGTTTGTCAAACCCCAAGGGGTTGGAAACTTTCAATGCATTCGGGTTTCTGGGCCTCGGGACCGCAGATCTGCACTCAGGAATTTGGCGAAGACTCTGCCTTTGAACCCCCACGCAGTTACTTTCAAAACTTGCAGGCCCAGGCCGTCTTGCCTGTGGAGACCAACGCTTGGGTGGGCTATCGGCAGTAAGTGGGGCTGTCCTTACGGTTTCTGTACTTTAGGAAAGCAATCCTTTTATTTTTTCTGCCAGAAGGTGAAGCCATCCCCCCCGCTTTTTTAGCAAGGCTTCGAGGGCTTTGACCTGAACCGGACGACTGAGACGTTTATCTGCTTCAAAAAGATCTTGTTCAAGCGCTGTGACTGTTGCTTTGTGGTCCAGATACAGGGAAAGTTCCTGGTTATACAGAATACTTTGGTTTTTCCAGAGAAACGGACTGTGCAGCGAACGCGGCACCAAATTGGCCGAACCGACGATGGCGCGCTGGCTGTCGGCGGCGATAAACTTGGTATGCGCCATATAATCGTATTTTCCCCCTCGGCCCTGATAGAGCCAAGCTTTGACTTGTCCAGGGTTTCCGGCCAGAATCAAGGCTCTGACACTGTCGGGGTTGAGAATTTCAAAAACGCTTTCATCACTGTGTTCAGAGACAATGATCTCCAGTTGAACCCCCCGACGCAGCGCCCGTTTGAGCGCGTTTTCGATCGGAGCATGGTAAAGATAGGCTTGTTCCAGTCGCAGCTTCTTGTGGGCAGAATCAATAAGGTATATGAGAGCGGCTTCGATTTGGTAGTTTTGCGCATCTGAATCGAGCACCTGTAAGCGGCAGAGAGGCCCTTTTAAAGGCGCAGTGGGGGTCTGTGGGAGCAGACGTCCAGGCCATTGCTTGCCAGGGTTCAAGGCTTCCCACTGTTGAGCAAAGCGTTCTTGCAAGACCTTTACAGCCGGGCCTTCAATTTTCAGCATTAAATCGTGAAAACTGTCGGGCTGAAGATAGAAATCAGCCAGATTCAGGCCGCCTGTATACGCGGTTTGGCCGTCGATGACCAAAAGTTTGCGGTGGTCACTGTGCATGACGCCTTCGCTCAAGGCTGAAATCTGAAAATTCCGTTGCAGGCGTTGTTGGTAGATTTCAAATTTATTCGTTAAGTTTGGGCTCAGTTTGATCTGTCTGAGGAGTTTGGTTTTGACCCCTTCAATAAAATCTGAAACCGTTTTGGCACCCCGAGCCGTCAGGTCATGGTTGTGAATCAAATCCACACGAATGCCAAGGGGGCTGATACCATCGGGTTTCAGGCCTTGGGAGGTTTGTTTCAGTCCCATCGCTTTGAGCAGATAGATTTCAGACAGCGTTTGCGTGGTTTGGCCGGGGTAAAAGACAAAAATCAGCTGGGAAATGCTTTTTCGTGCGCCTAGTAATGCGGTTTTCATCTCTTGGAACCATGCCGGCCCATTGATATACCAGCGCAATGGGTGGGGCTGTGTCTGGGGGTGCCAAGCTGGGGGCGGGGACAATCTGGGGGTAAGCTTCAAATCATAGGGAAATGCATAACGCCCATCAAAAGGGACGGAGACGATTTTTGAATATTTTCGCGCCTCGACTTCGGTCTCGGTCAAGTTGAGCTGGAATTGCCCTTCAGAAAGAAGAGCAAAGGGCTCCCATTTTCCCCAGATCTGGGTCTTGAGATTGAGCATCAGGTTTCCTGAAAAATGATAGCGATCACTGAGGCGTTCTGCCCCTAAGCGGATCGAGGCTAAATCGGACGGGCGTATGTTCAGAAATAATTTGGCATTTAAGGGGCCATGAAAGACCTTGTCGTTTGTGATACAGGAAGTGATCTGGAATCTGAGTTTGGCTCGGTCTGTCGGGGAGGGCATCAGCTGTGGCGCAATATGGCTGGTCAATTTTCCATCAGAGCCTATCAAAAAATTGAAATTCAATTCAGGCGTGCGCAGAGATTCATGACCGAGCTTTATATCCAAACGTTGGGGGGGCAGGGTTACGAAGATATCTGCCTTTGCACGTGAAAGTTCTATTTTAACGGGCCGTTTGTCTAAAGCTTTGCTGGCACTGCCAAGGAACCAGGTCCAGGGTATCCAGAGATATTGGGGACGAATCCTGAACTGATTCGCTTGAACCTGTTTAATTTCGAGCTCAAAAGCGTCGTGAAACCAGCCCCATTCCAAGCGAAGCCCTAAGATATATACCTGAGAATGGGGATCAAAGCGAAAATGCCGGTAGCGTAGGTTGGGGAAACGTGTATGAAGGCCTAATTTTAGGGCCTGCTTCAATTGTCTTTCAGAGAAATTTCCGTCAATTTTTCCAGACAATTCCAATTCCTGTTGGATTTTTGCCGGTTCCAGATGCAGCTGTGCTGAAAACCCAGTCTGTGAATCCAGACAGGCAGAAGCATGGGCCTGTACTGCTGACTGAGACAGAAGTGTGAAGAGGCCGCTGAGCAAAAGTTTTTGAATGACTGAAGCCATTATGTAGTTGCCTTGGATAAATTGAATGATGGAGTCACGAAGATTTCTGAAGTTTATCAGGATTTGGAGAATGGGGTGCGATAAAAAACATTGGAAAAAAAACTTCAATTTTTGATGGTGGGGCTCGAAATATGAGGCATTCATTTTGAAGATTAGAAATGCGTATTTTATTTTAAGCGTAATGGCAGTATGATAATAGATACTTTCTAACATGGCAGGGCAGTATGCAGCTGAATTCGCTTGTGCGTCAACTTGAAACGCAGGGTAAAACGCGAAATGACCCCCGCGAAAAACAAGCAGAGCTTTTCTTGAAAAAAGGCATGGAATTGCTGCATCAGGCGCATCTTGAGAAATTCAAGCAGACAGCGACCCTCAGCCAGGCAGTAGATGCCCTCAGTGCATCGATTAAATTCAAGCGCACGCAACCTGAACCCTATTTGGCCCTGGCGTATATTCTGTTTATCATTGAGGATTTTGAGTCCGCGATAGAGTATCTGAGAGAAACTTTGCGGATCTCCCCTGACCATCCAGATGCCTTGGGCTTGCTTGAGATTATTACCCAAAAATCTGCCCTTTCCAAGTCCTCAAGCCAGCCCCCTTCTTCAAGACCCCCGCATTTTGTGGCTGCCTCAGAGTCTGAAGCGGAGCTCGACTACGATGCACTCTACGATCAGCTTGAGGCTTTTATCGTCCAGCAAGTGAGCCGGGTTTCACTTTTTCCTGCCTTGCGTCCCAGGGCTGATAGCAAAGGGCAAAAGGAAATTCTGAAATTCTATCAGGAAATCAAAGAAATTCTCTTAAGCGCACAGAAACAGATGCAGATTCTTGAAGAAGAACTTGAGGTACAAGATTTGCAAACCCGGCTTCAACCATTGGAGGTTTTGGAAAAACGTTTTGCTTTGCTGCTTCAAATTTCAGAACAAATCAAAGTGATTTTGCAAAGGATAGAATCCGAATTTGAAATTGCGCAGCAACAGGTTTTGTCTTTGGGCGAAATTGAAAACCGTGACGATTTTCAAATTATGGAAGAAAATCTTGAAAGCCTCTTAGACACCACAGATCAATTGGCAGATGAGATTGAGGGCCTGGATCAAAAAGGATATCCAGCGCCTGAAGTGGAGGGGGTCTATGCCAAATTGGTATCAGAAATTGAAAAACTTCAGGATGGAATCGATGAGCTTGCCTCCAGGTGGTCAACATGAATTTTGTAAAATTTTCAGCAGGAACGATAGGAAAATAAAGCATGCAAGTCAATCGCAATACCTATACCGTTCAAACCCAAATGATAAAACGTGCACCTGCACCCACGACAACGACACCCCAGACTTCAGGTGCGGTTTCTTTAAGCAAGGCACCTTCTGCAGAAGTCACGAAATATATTCAGCAGAGAGGCTCTGATGCGGGCCCTAAAATTAAAGGGGCAGATTTAATCAAGGCCAAAATAGAAAAGGCCCAAGAACTGGGCGGTTTTCAGATTGATCAAAATGCAAGTGGTGTCAAAGCCTGGCTTAAATCGAGTTCGCTGTATAAATTTTTCGCAGGAGATTCGTCAAAAGCCACTGACACCAAAGGGATGGAAGTTGCCGAAGCCGTCAATGATTCGATTGGACATACTGCAGATTTGGCGATCAAAGGCCATGAAGATGTTTTGAAGGTGGGATCAAAACAGGGAGATCTGCAAAAGACGACCGATGCCTTGCATGGCAGAGGTGAAGTACCCACTGGCGAAGATGCCCAGGTACAAACCCCAGATGAGATTTCGAGTACGGTTGGGATTGGCACCGCAGGTCTGGCCTTTGTAAAGGGCTTATCCGATGGCTACCATGCCATTCAAGACCTCTCAGAAGCCAGCGGCATGATCAAGGAGTCGGGTGAATTGAAAGAACAGGCCTATCAGGCCATGGGTTTGCATGCCCAAATTGGAGACCTGCTGGGGGGAAGAGGCTTGGCTGCACTGCAAAAACCTGGGCCAGGCAATACCAAAGTTGCTGATGCCTCTAAAATAGATGGACTTGTTACCCAGATCAGTGCTTTCAGCCCAGGTGCTGATACTTCAAAATTGAAAGATGCCTTTAAATCGATGGCGAACGGTCAAGCATTAAGCCCCGATCAAAGAGCGATGCTGGGCGGTCTCAGCACAGACTTGCATCGTACTTCGCTGGAAAGGGTCAATCAAGCCAAGGTGTTGAATACCCAAGGCAAGGTGGCTCGGCGAGAAGCCGCTTTGGAACTTGGCAAAGCCAGTGGCGGGGTGATTGAAAAGGCGACGGCGATCTCTTCAAAAATTATTGAGGTCGCAGATAAAACCGCTGTTACCCATTTGGCCCAGGCCGCATCTGTCACCGGTATAGCGGCCACGGTAGGGGCTACCGTGGAGATGGGCGTGAATATTCATGCCGCAGTGAAGGCCAGTGGCGTTAAAAATGCCATGAAGGCTTTGCGTTATCCCAGCAAAGAAAGTTTTCTCGAGGCTGCGGGTTCTTTAGAGAAAAAGTCAAATGATTTGAAAACCAAGGCAGCAAAAACGACTGATCCGGGTAAAAAAGCGGGTTTGCTTGAAAGGGCCAAGGAATTAGACCAGACAGCAGGTGAGCTGAGAGCGGCCAGCAATGACCCGAACAAGATTGAAGCTGCCAAAATGCAGAGCTTGGATATGAATGCGGCTGCCAAGCAGGTTCAAAAACGACAGGGATTGGGCGCTAAGATTCTCAGTGTGTGTATTGCAAGCTTGAAAGTTGCGGCAGGGATTGCCGCCACCGTCGCTGTTTTTGCGGGGGCCGCTGCTTTGGCTGCAACACCTGTGGGTTGGGCCTTGGCTGGAGCTGCCTTGGTCGGGGGAATTGCCTTGGGCTGTTATAAGATGAAAAAGTCCTACGATCGCTTTGAACAAAACACCCAATTGCAGCAGGCCCATCTCGCGGTAAAAGCGAAATTAACCAGTAGTTTGCCGGATCAGGGGGGAGCTCCTTCTTCCAGCCGTATCACTGAGCTGAAAGCGGTTCGCACCGACTTGTCGAACTCCCTGGATGATGTAAATCGTCAATTGGTTTTAAGCTCACCCACCGATCCAGATTTTGCAGATTTAACGACAAAAAAGGGCAAGCTGACCCAAGCGGTTTCAGACATGGACACCCAAATCTCAAAAATGGAAGCGATTGTCACTCTTGAATCTGGGATGCCAGCATTGCAGCAAAAGCTTGATACCTGCACGCAGAAAGTCGAAGCCCTCAAAACGAAAGATCGGGAATTGACAAGCCAGATTAATGATTTAAATTCTCAATTATTAGCCTTAGACGCTGGCCCTCAATCCGGCGGGATTTTAAATGCTCCCACGCTCACAGGTTCTTCTGTTTCAGGCGGCAAATCCAAAACTCAACTTGAAACTGAAATTCGCCAGCTGAGAATCGAAAGCACATCTACCGTTCGGGAATTAATGTCCGCCAGACAAGAAGAAAGCAGTGCCAAGACTGCGCTTGATACAGCCACCTCTAATCTGGCGACTCAGAAAAACGATTTTAAACAGGCCTATCCCAGTAAGCAGGAATTAATGACCTTGGATAAGGATTTGACAGTTTTACGCTGTCGCAAAGACCCCGATTTTGCGGCTAAAAGAATACTCAAAAATTTGGGCAGTACTGATCCCAATAAGAAAATGGAAGCCCAATCCATTGTTCAGTCATTGGGGTTGAACTTGGATGACTTAACCAAAAAGGCAGTGGGCACTGATGATGAAAAAGGTCAAGCCGTTGAAACCCTGTTAAAATCCTTGAACCCTTCGTAAAAGGCAATCAATATGATAAAGACCCCTGTATTTGATCAACTCTTGGAATTGCTGGAGATGCTGGCGATTCCTGCTCAGCTGATTCCTCCTCACCCAGAAGCTGAATTAGAGCAAATGATGGTGCTGCTCGAATCGGATGAGAAAGACAGACCCTTGGGTTTGCGCCTGAGTTGGCTGGAAGATATTGTGGATTTAGGTTTGGAGCGCCTGAATGGTTCTGTCGGGTTGCATGACAGCTATACCCTCGAATTTCATCTGCCCATCCAGATTCAGATTCCCTCAGAAAAACGAGGGGAAGTCGCTTTGCTTTGTCAGAAATTCAGTCAAGGGTTACTTTTTGGATGTATCGGCTATATGCCCCGTGAAGGGGTTTACTTTCGTTATTGTTTATCGCTATTAAAACGTGAAATTGACGCCGAGAGGGTTGCCGATCTGCTGACTGCTATTACCGAATATGTACACCGTTTTTCTGAAGTTTTGGATGACTTGCTTCTGGATCATCCCTTGCCGGAATTTTTGAGAAGTGCAAAGGAGTCGCTATGATTTCTCTCAGCGAAGCAAGCCAGATTCAGTTTCTTGAAACTTTTTTACATTCAGCAGGAATCTCTGCGCTTTACAGGGCTGTCAGCTCTGAATCTGCCTTTGAACATCTCTTAATTGTCATGGCCGCTGAAATGGCGGAACGTCCGGCCCGCCTGTATTGTGTCAATTCGGTTTTGCAGGCCTTGGGCCAGGAAGCACCAGAGAGTTTTCAGATCTTGGATTTGGTTCAACCCCTGGGAATTTCTGTTTCCACAGCAAGGGAACAGAAATTGGCCTATGTTTTGGGGATTTTGAACCGGATTTTGCCTGGCCCGGTTTTGCTTTTTAATGCGCAGGATGGTGTTTACCTGAAGCAGTCCTTTATTCAAACGGAAGAAGACGAGCTTTGGCCGGGCCTCTTGCTAGAGAGTCTGGCGTATTTCAAGGACCTTGCACCTGTACTGAGCCATGAACTTCTGGCTGTTGCCGAAAACAAACAGACTGCCGAAGCCGCGATTAAAAATCTTGAACAGGCGTTGGCAAAGCCCCCAGCAGGAAGAGGGCCTTTGTTTCAGCCTGAAACCTAAAGTTTCTAAGCCAGCTCACCCTTAGGAAACGATGTTATTCCAAGTGTTCGTCGTAACTGGCGTGAAATTCACGCGGCCGTGAAGGGAAACGATCATTCGGTATAACTTGGATATTGGCCGGAGGCGGTATTTTTCGGCTTAAATCCGCAAGCACGGCGACCACCAGACGCGTACTGCCTGCTAAATAGTCAGCATTGACAGTTTCGTAAGTATCACCGCGTTTGTGGTAATAGGGCGTCATATCCCCGTTGGTGTACTGTTCGGAAATACAAATCACATTAAACCCTTCACGGTGAAAGGACTCATGGTCTGTTTGGCCTGTATTGGTGCGATCAAAAGGCAGATTGAGACCATGGGTTTTATTGACCATATTGTAATAATCCCAAAGAAAACCATCGGGTTGGGCTATTTCGACGGTTTTGTCCTTGTCTCCATCCCAGGCCAGCATGTCGATATTGTGCATGCTGGTGATTTTTAATCCCTGTTTTTTGAGATCCCGGGCCAAATAGCGACTCCCCACCAGACCAATTTCCTCTTCATCGAACCACGCGAAAATAAAATTGACTTTGCGCCCTGCTAAATTGCGCAGAATTGTGGCTGCTTCAAGGACGGCCACGGTACCGCTCGCATTATCATCTGCACCTGCATTGCGAACAGAATCCAAATGTGCGCCGAGCACGATATACTCATCACTGGGGGTATCGGCCATCAGGCGCGCCATGACATTGGTGCCATTGGGTCGGTAATTGTGCAGTTCAGGTTGATAGCCCAGATTTTCTAGGGCTTTGCTGAGATAGGCACGGGTCAGATCCCGGCCCTGTGCAGATCCTCTTTCAGGGATCAATCCCGCCGTTGCGAAGGGCGATTTTCCAGATAAAATGGCCAGATGGCCCATCATGCGTGCGGGGTCTACACTTTTTTCAATGGCTTCAGGAGCCCGGGAACGGGCATTGATTTGCACTAAACTTGTATTTTGAGACACAGGCAAATGGCTGATACAGGCAGTTAAAAGGGCCAGTCCTGCAAGCCACAGGCGAGAGGGGGATTTTCGCATTATCGGGTGAATTCACTTTCGGCCGGGATTTCTTAATTATCCTCTGAAAAGGCAATAATTCCAAGTCAGTGTATTAATTTTTTAAGTTGGGCTTGTCGCGGGTCACAGGATAATTTGCGCGAAGGAGATGGCGCAAGCCCTGAAGGGGTATTACAGATTCAAAAAAATATCCGCATCTTGAATGGAAGTATTTTCTCTGGTTAGATTATCCTACCGCCGACCCCTGGCGGAAATATCGCGAGGCCAAGTCGTCAGGGAAAATTTCTGCCCTGTCTGGCATTGGTTCTGAGGTGGGGATTCAAGGCGTTCCTTTGGATCAAAATGTCTGGATAGATCGACGCAAGAGCTGGACTGCAGGCTGTGTTTCACTAATCTGGATATTGAAGAAGTGTATCCTTGGGGCACAGCTGGCACCCTGGTCAGGATTGTTCCCTGAGCAATCAAACCGTTTTGAGATAGAAACGGCTAAGCAGTTCATCATAGTATTCAAAATCGCCGAAGGCATTCATGATGCGGGGATAAATTTCAAAGATGATATGGGCGGGTGTATACCAGTGCCGACTTTGGGTTTCAAAACCCAATTCTTGGGCTTCTGCTTTGCGCAATAAAACAATTTGTTGGGTTTTCGCGATTTTACTGCTGTTTTTACAATAGTAATCAAGTGCTTTTTCAGCGGTCTTGAAGTCTTTGAGAAGATTCAGGCGCACGGGTTGCCATTCTGGAAGCTGTTCAGGATCCAATTCAATTCCCAAGAGGACAAACTCCAATTTGTTCTCAAGATAAAAAATTTCACCTCGTTCAAGTGCCGAGCGAATGCGGGGATCATTTGAGTTGGAGCGGGTTTCTAGTGGGGGAGGAGCTTCATTTTCGAGGTTTTGTTCCAGGGGGAGTGGGCTTTGATTCGATTTCAAGGCTTGCAGAAACAGCTCTTTGTCACTTTCCTTGATGAACGGTTTCACTTTCAGGTACTCAGCATATTCCGCTTTGCTGAGTTTGAACGTGATGGTTCGCTCTTGCTTATTTTTATGTCTGCCAGAATTTTTCATGGCTTTGAACGCCCACGCTTAAGTTCTTAGCTCTTCCTCAAGCATAGCAAAAATGAGCAGTTGAATAAAGCAGACAAAAAAAAGAGGGGGCTGGGCCGTTCTGTTTCTCAAATAGATATGCCAAAAAATAACACATCAAAAAAAAAGAAGCCGCTTCAGGCGACTTCTTTGAATCAACGGAAACTATTTCATCAGACTCAGTTTTAAAAAGGCATAGTAGAGCGTTTTGTAGACATTCATACGGCCGTAGCCCGTATAGATATCGAAGCCTGGGGCTTCCATATCGTCAGCTCCCAGTTTGATCAGGTACTTCACCTGTACAGGGGTGAGATCTTGCAAGACACTTTTGATCAGCGCTACCAGGCCGGAAACGGCTGGTGTTGCCATGGAGGTCCCATTCCATTGAATATAGTTTGTACCAGGAATCGTTGACATAATATTCACTCCTGGAGCCATAACATGGATATGGTTGCCGTAGGTTGAGAAACTGGTGCGTTTATCCGAGGAATCGGTGGCCCCGACAGCGATCACGCCAGCATAAGCCGCAGGATACATCACGGCATTGCTTCCCGTATTGGCCATGCCTGCCACGGCTATTGTATTTTTTGATAACGCATAGTTAATCGCGTTTTCAATCACCTGAGAATAGACTGGGCCTGCAAAACTCATACTGAGGACGGTCGCGCCATGATCTGCTGCATAGGTAATCCCTGCAGAAACGCCTGCCAAGGTGCCATAGCCTGAATTGTCTAATATCCGTATGGGCATGATTTTGGCGTTGGGGGCATACCCTGCAATGCCGATATTATTGTTGGTGCTGGCGGCGGCGATACCTGCGCAGTGCGAGCCATGACCGTGGGTGTCGCCATTGTAGGGCAAGCTGGCGAAAGCGCTGTAGCCCTGCACAATCTTGTCTTTTAAATCAGGATGAGAACCATCTACCCCTGTATCCGCCACTGCGATAATGGTATTTTCCCCCAGGCCTTTGCCATCTTTTGCCAGAGCCCATCCTTGTTGGGCTTGGGTTTTGATCTGACCATATTGGTATTTGAATAAAAAGTCGTTGATGGGGTAGCTTGCTGTGGGAGCCGGAATCTGCGTGATGGCGACCAAGGCATCTT is drawn from bacterium (Candidatus Blackallbacteria) CG13_big_fil_rev_8_21_14_2_50_49_14 and contains these coding sequences:
- a CDS encoding peptidase S8 — translated: MTKTFRAVHLFCAATLLLMTGCQGFHTAQTPSQIATPQNKTVGSAMVNPDSETDLQMSSLMPSDFGIKDQVPLEAGAKIPGRFIVKFKADVSEAEAEEIRDEVNAVHLGYIQRSQNLEVLESENLSESDQTYAELKNNPNIELVEQDALVAITQIPAPTASYPINDFLFKYQYGQIKTQAQQGWALAKDGKGLGENTIIAVADTGVDGSHPDLKDKIVQGYSAFASLPYNGDTHGHGSHCAGIAAASTNNNIGIAGYAPNAKIMPIRILDNSGYGTLAGVSAGITYAADHGATVLSMSFAGPVYSQVIENAINYALSKNTIAVAGMANTGSNAVMYPAAYAGVIAVGATDSSDKRTSFSTYGNHIHVMAPGVNIMSTIPGTNYIQWNGTSMATPAVSGLVALIKSVLQDLTPVQVKYLIKLGADDMEAPGFDIYTGYGRMNVYKTLYYAFLKLSLMK